A region of Leisingera thetidis DNA encodes the following proteins:
- a CDS encoding LuxR C-terminal-related transcriptional regulator, with the protein MFEVPREDLLKPFARTPAASLITIEAPAGSGKTTLLRQLREQLSCRGLRQVHVQPGADTDEPDLLQNLLDAIGVSGLSAELELPHRDDAFETFTDRFVQELTSLAGHTFVIVDDFHRYKSASAIKLLTTLAHLEPRPPVTIVVASRAACDIPVSALRLRGRLVELDQRSLKFSEREANALREMAGTGLDKAIWTAFWKKVDGWAVALQLALILLRERKIGISDLLNFSGTQREMASYLSQLIVDGASEQDRALLYTAAAFDSLRPDVTGAVLGRARADRLHDLIATLALPTEIAGKQPGEIRLHGVVSEFLKARAQSKRVDMRALQANAAAFLESSGEWRKAIRYGLSTGDLALAAGIAERGGGWRLVYRGEEGTPRQFRDLAKMPRELYGNYPRTVLGLSVSAAKRGEIDLALDLLEKIAAVADPADLALAAELRLISALMDLYSDRQTSPEAIEQLEKDISKDTEVDAVRLALTQNLLCFCSLQAANFKAAIHYGRLSVAAFRDARSDFGAAHLPLHIGQAEFFGGQMDNARATLQQHSEHCVEELGATADLTLMTQALLSETIIEQGANPPDRAFLREAFIRLGKRDSWFDPLASLLVSQIRLALADGDSTEAEVILSQAEDIAHRRHYHRLLGLVRQLRIEILLKSGQTKDAEQLLGLAAGTKVSSPAYDPVNLRGSPSEALQARLLLDKGAFGEALPLLDALLADPAAARNAQRSIRLSLQKIRTLVAMEDTGKARADLERLALTHRVDLYRLPFVEEGPVLARFMSEHIAGLDPQSLIHRRLAPPSDLIACHYPGARAAPSELVHLTGTEAQVISLLEKGKTNKEIARDLSVTVNTVKFHLSNIFRKLGVSTRTAAITTCREQGLLSAAFGRS; encoded by the coding sequence ATGTTTGAGGTCCCCAGAGAGGATCTTCTCAAACCTTTTGCAAGGACCCCGGCCGCGAGCCTCATCACCATCGAGGCTCCGGCGGGCAGCGGCAAGACCACCCTTCTGCGTCAACTCCGGGAGCAACTTTCGTGCCGGGGCCTGCGGCAGGTTCATGTCCAGCCCGGGGCCGACACCGACGAACCGGATTTGCTGCAGAATCTCCTGGATGCCATCGGCGTCAGCGGACTGAGCGCAGAACTCGAGCTGCCGCATCGCGATGACGCATTCGAAACATTTACAGACCGTTTCGTTCAGGAACTAACCTCCCTTGCGGGGCACACCTTCGTGATTGTCGACGATTTTCACCGCTACAAGTCGGCATCTGCGATAAAACTCCTCACCACCCTTGCGCATCTGGAGCCACGGCCGCCGGTCACCATCGTTGTCGCATCGCGGGCTGCATGCGATATTCCGGTGTCGGCTCTGCGATTGCGAGGACGGCTCGTTGAACTTGATCAGCGCAGCCTGAAGTTTTCGGAACGCGAGGCAAATGCTCTTCGCGAAATGGCCGGCACCGGCCTCGACAAGGCCATCTGGACCGCGTTCTGGAAAAAAGTGGACGGATGGGCCGTCGCGCTGCAACTTGCCTTGATCCTCCTGCGGGAGCGCAAGATCGGCATCTCCGACCTGCTGAATTTTTCCGGAACGCAGCGGGAAATGGCGTCCTATCTGTCGCAATTGATCGTCGACGGCGCCTCGGAACAGGACCGGGCCCTCCTCTATACCGCAGCCGCCTTCGACAGTCTCCGGCCGGATGTCACCGGGGCCGTCCTGGGCCGCGCACGGGCCGACCGCTTGCACGATCTGATCGCAACCCTTGCGCTGCCAACCGAAATCGCCGGCAAGCAACCCGGAGAGATCCGTTTGCATGGCGTGGTGTCGGAGTTTCTGAAGGCGCGTGCGCAGAGCAAGCGGGTGGACATGCGCGCCCTGCAGGCAAACGCCGCCGCGTTCCTTGAATCCTCCGGCGAGTGGCGCAAGGCTATTCGCTACGGCCTGTCCACGGGCGATCTTGCCCTTGCCGCGGGCATCGCGGAACGGGGCGGCGGGTGGCGCTTGGTCTACAGGGGCGAAGAAGGCACGCCACGCCAGTTCCGGGACTTGGCGAAAATGCCCCGCGAACTCTATGGCAATTACCCTCGGACGGTGCTGGGCCTGTCTGTGTCAGCCGCAAAACGAGGCGAGATCGACCTGGCGCTCGACCTTCTGGAGAAGATTGCGGCAGTTGCGGACCCGGCGGACCTGGCTCTAGCAGCAGAGCTGAGGCTCATCAGCGCCTTGATGGATCTCTACAGTGATCGCCAGACATCGCCCGAGGCCATCGAGCAATTGGAAAAGGACATTTCCAAGGACACCGAGGTGGATGCCGTTCGGCTTGCCTTGACACAGAACCTTCTGTGTTTCTGTTCGCTGCAAGCTGCGAATTTCAAGGCAGCGATTCACTATGGACGGCTGTCGGTTGCTGCATTCCGTGACGCGCGGTCGGATTTCGGTGCGGCTCACCTGCCCTTGCACATCGGGCAGGCAGAATTTTTCGGGGGGCAGATGGACAACGCACGCGCCACGCTCCAGCAGCATTCCGAGCATTGCGTTGAAGAACTGGGAGCGACAGCGGATCTGACCCTGATGACCCAGGCCCTGCTGTCAGAGACCATCATCGAACAGGGCGCAAATCCCCCGGACAGGGCATTCCTGCGCGAGGCGTTCATCCGGCTGGGAAAACGGGACAGCTGGTTTGATCCACTGGCCTCGCTTCTGGTTTCACAGATACGGCTGGCCCTTGCCGATGGCGACAGTACCGAGGCAGAGGTCATACTTTCCCAGGCCGAGGACATTGCTCATCGCCGGCATTACCACCGTTTGCTGGGCCTCGTCAGACAGCTGCGCATAGAGATCCTGCTCAAGAGCGGTCAAACCAAGGATGCGGAGCAACTGCTGGGTCTTGCCGCCGGCACCAAGGTGTCCAGTCCGGCCTATGATCCGGTAAATCTGCGCGGCAGTCCTTCGGAGGCCCTGCAGGCCCGGCTCCTGCTGGACAAAGGGGCCTTTGGCGAAGCGTTGCCGCTGCTGGATGCACTGCTGGCAGACCCCGCCGCTGCCCGGAATGCACAGCGCAGCATTCGTCTGTCCTTGCAGAAAATACGGACCCTGGTGGCGATGGAAGATACCGGCAAGGCACGCGCTGACCTGGAGCGCCTGGCCTTGACCCACCGGGTTGACCTGTACCGGCTGCCTTTCGTTGAAGAGGGGCCGGTTCTGGCCCGGTTTATGTCAGAGCATATCGCAGGCCTTGATCCTCAGTCGCTGATCCACCGCCGGCTGGCGCCCCCGTCGGACCTGATTGCATGCCACTACCCCGGCGCCCGGGCGGCACCATCGGAACTGGTTCATCTGACCGGCACGGAAGCTCAGGTGATCAGCTTGCTTGAAAAGGGCAAGACCAACAAGGAAATCGCGCGCGACCTGTCCGTCACGGTCAACACCGTGAAGTTTCACCTGAGCAACATTTTCAGAAAGCTCGGCGTGAGCACCCGCACAGCGGCCATCACCACGTGCCGCGAACAAGGGTTGCTCTCTGCCGCATTCGGCCGATCATAA
- a CDS encoding hydantoinase/oxoprolinase family protein — MIRLATDVGGTFTDLLGYDEQTGQVYSAKSLTTIDDQSRGVVDTIDAARTSDGLEPGQVGFFVHGGTTVINAITERKGVRTALVTTRGIRDVLEIGRGTRPDLYNLRFHTPAPYVERALRFEIGERIGADGSVLERINQDDMERVAKALQAEGVEAVAILFLNSYANPEHEAACAAYLSDRLPDTTICCSHEISSLWREYERSNTVVLNAYVKPIISRYFQKLETKLIDATVRCAHYAMLSNGGVASFRQASDAPLNLVESGPSGGVAGAVRIGEFLGEQNVLAFDVGGTTAKCSVIVDGKPRVFSEYKMEWSRQSPGYPVQVPVVDIVEIGSGGGSIARVDEFGALTVGPESAGSKPGPVCYGFGGTEPTVTDAKLLTGVINPDTFAGGKIRLDVEAAREAMSGLGERLGLDVENTAQAILDLAEANMINALKLVTIQRGYDPRDFTLVVTGGGGPLFAASLGRELNAKRVVIPPHAGIFSAWGMLAAKPRVDMRKTWFRELGAEAIAPLERELNTLRQSATGYFGQDTDEALTFVVALQLRYRGQEHSVTTHIGTELDPASIADHFHAAHKTAYSFDLVGTAIEITGIHLVAELQSPVISCPVVNGDGLTKETAQTGLRKVFEGAEQGWADCNVFHREKMPPGLEIAGPALIEEPTTTTLVLTGQTVQRNEHGLLIVTEKGDT; from the coding sequence ATGATCCGACTGGCAACTGATGTAGGTGGCACCTTTACCGATCTTCTCGGATACGACGAGCAGACCGGACAGGTGTATTCCGCCAAAAGCCTGACCACGATAGATGACCAGTCCCGTGGGGTGGTCGATACGATCGACGCGGCCAGGACTTCGGACGGGCTGGAGCCTGGACAGGTCGGCTTCTTCGTTCACGGAGGCACCACAGTGATCAACGCGATCACCGAGCGCAAGGGCGTCAGGACCGCGCTTGTCACGACGCGGGGGATCCGGGATGTTCTGGAGATCGGGCGCGGCACCCGGCCGGACCTCTATAACCTGCGTTTCCACACGCCTGCACCCTACGTCGAACGCGCCTTGCGGTTCGAGATCGGCGAACGCATCGGCGCTGACGGCTCTGTGCTGGAACGGATCAATCAGGATGACATGGAACGCGTCGCCAAGGCGCTGCAAGCGGAAGGCGTCGAAGCGGTCGCGATCCTGTTTCTCAATTCCTATGCCAACCCGGAACACGAAGCCGCATGCGCCGCATATCTTTCGGACCGTCTGCCGGACACCACGATCTGTTGCAGCCACGAGATTTCGAGCCTTTGGCGGGAATACGAGCGGTCGAACACCGTGGTGCTGAACGCCTATGTCAAACCGATCATCTCGCGGTACTTCCAGAAGCTTGAAACCAAACTGATAGATGCCACCGTGCGCTGCGCCCATTACGCGATGTTGTCGAACGGCGGCGTGGCGTCGTTCCGGCAGGCGTCGGACGCGCCGCTGAACCTGGTGGAATCCGGCCCTTCTGGCGGTGTGGCCGGTGCTGTCCGGATCGGCGAGTTTCTGGGTGAACAGAATGTTCTCGCCTTCGATGTGGGCGGTACAACGGCCAAATGCTCGGTGATCGTGGACGGCAAGCCTCGGGTGTTTTCCGAATACAAGATGGAGTGGAGCCGGCAGTCGCCCGGATACCCGGTCCAGGTTCCGGTCGTGGATATTGTCGAGATCGGCTCCGGTGGCGGATCGATTGCGCGGGTCGATGAATTCGGGGCCCTGACGGTCGGCCCGGAAAGCGCCGGTTCCAAACCCGGTCCGGTCTGCTACGGCTTCGGCGGAACGGAACCCACGGTCACGGACGCAAAGCTTCTGACCGGGGTGATCAACCCGGACACCTTCGCCGGCGGCAAGATCAGGCTCGATGTCGAAGCGGCCCGGGAGGCCATGTCCGGATTGGGCGAACGCCTGGGGCTGGACGTCGAAAACACCGCGCAGGCGATCCTTGATCTGGCCGAAGCGAACATGATCAACGCCCTGAAACTGGTGACCATCCAGCGGGGTTACGATCCGCGCGACTTCACGCTGGTGGTCACTGGCGGCGGCGGGCCCCTGTTCGCCGCCAGCCTGGGACGCGAACTGAATGCGAAACGGGTTGTCATCCCCCCCCATGCGGGTATCTTTTCAGCCTGGGGGATGCTGGCGGCAAAGCCGCGCGTCGACATGCGCAAAACCTGGTTCCGGGAACTCGGGGCGGAGGCCATCGCGCCGCTGGAGCGGGAGTTGAACACGCTGCGCCAGTCCGCAACCGGCTATTTCGGACAGGACACGGATGAGGCCCTGACCTTCGTTGTGGCGCTCCAGCTGCGCTACCGGGGGCAGGAACATTCGGTCACGACCCACATCGGCACCGAGCTCGATCCGGCGTCCATCGCTGACCATTTCCACGCCGCGCACAAGACGGCCTATTCCTTCGATCTCGTCGGGACCGCCATCGAGATCACCGGCATCCATCTGGTTGCAGAACTTCAGAGCCCAGTGATTTCCTGCCCGGTGGTGAATGGCGACGGCTTAACGAAGGAAACTGCACAAACCGGGCTGCGCAAGGTTTTCGAGGGTGCCGAACAGGGGTGGGCAGACTGCAACGTCTTCCATCGTGAGAAGATGCCGCCGGGGCTCGAAATCGCAGGACCTGCGCTGATTGAAGAGCCAACCACGACAACCCTGGTTTTGACGGGCCAAACGGTGCAGCGCAATGAACACGGGCTTCTGATTGTCACTGAGAAAGGCGACACATAA
- a CDS encoding ABC transporter substrate-binding protein has translation MNRLQSHLHGSLGRRQMLKLTASGIAGLAASSVLPAAAAEAGGNVAFWGTGTLDIGNDWQRAMESAGLDISFSDNGNDPGPIVARLVAGNANAIYDVSGVQGGAEKELATQGAVVPWDTGKIANWDKVWSWAKDIPFLTVDGNQIGLPCVVNADSIIYRKDKLGVVDSYGVIFDPKLKGRVAMEDAWINSAIFTAMYLKESENAPIVEPGNLTEDELGLVMEFLIKHKRDGQFRTFWSGWEQGVQLVADEEVDAMTGWEPIVLEGQKRGLDVAYAAPVEGYEGWGNNLLLHRGAVERGLGDAAHEFANWIYSGFYGANLSQSRGYVVPSDNNVAYAEANPGEFDPAAVRKTVDHVRNKFSGKVYWQNTRPDNFQLYEEWWQKLRNS, from the coding sequence ATGAACAGACTTCAAAGCCATTTGCACGGCAGCCTCGGCCGCAGACAGATGCTCAAACTGACGGCAAGCGGTATCGCCGGCCTCGCGGCATCTTCCGTCCTGCCGGCCGCGGCAGCGGAGGCTGGCGGGAACGTTGCCTTCTGGGGCACCGGAACGCTCGATATCGGCAATGACTGGCAGCGCGCGATGGAAAGCGCGGGCCTCGACATTTCGTTCTCGGACAACGGAAACGATCCTGGCCCGATTGTCGCACGGCTGGTCGCGGGCAATGCAAATGCCATCTACGATGTCAGCGGCGTTCAGGGCGGCGCCGAAAAGGAACTGGCGACGCAGGGCGCCGTAGTGCCCTGGGACACCGGCAAGATCGCGAACTGGGACAAGGTCTGGTCCTGGGCCAAGGACATTCCGTTTCTCACCGTCGATGGCAATCAGATCGGGCTGCCCTGCGTAGTGAACGCCGACTCGATCATCTACCGCAAGGACAAGCTGGGCGTCGTCGACAGTTACGGCGTGATCTTCGACCCCAAGCTCAAGGGACGGGTCGCGATGGAAGATGCCTGGATCAATTCGGCAATCTTCACCGCCATGTACCTCAAGGAATCCGAAAACGCGCCGATCGTCGAGCCTGGAAACCTGACCGAGGACGAGCTTGGCCTGGTCATGGAGTTCCTGATCAAACACAAGCGCGACGGCCAGTTCCGCACGTTCTGGAGCGGCTGGGAACAGGGTGTGCAACTGGTCGCCGACGAAGAGGTCGACGCGATGACCGGCTGGGAGCCGATCGTGCTCGAAGGCCAGAAACGCGGCCTTGACGTGGCCTATGCCGCCCCGGTCGAGGGGTATGAAGGCTGGGGCAACAACCTGCTTTTGCACCGCGGTGCGGTGGAGCGCGGGCTGGGCGACGCAGCCCATGAATTCGCAAACTGGATTTACTCCGGCTTCTACGGCGCCAACCTGTCGCAATCGCGCGGCTACGTCGTGCCAAGCGACAACAATGTCGCCTACGCCGAGGCCAACCCAGGCGAGTTCGACCCGGCCGCGGTCAGGAAGACCGTGGACCACGTCCGCAACAAGTTTTCAGGCAAGGTCTATTGGCAGAACACGCGGCCGGACAACTTCCAGCTGTACGAAGAGTGGTGGCAGAAGCTGCGCAACAGCTGA
- a CDS encoding ABC transporter ATP-binding protein: MAISIGIDKVSRRFGDVVAVDNLRLEIKAGEFFTLLGSSGSGKSTLLKMIAGFDQPTNGRILFDGADVTRMPANRRPCNTVFQDLALFPHMSVAQNVGYGLRVRREAKPVRTGKVRNALQLVDLDGYQDRDIMALSGGQRQRVALARSLVMEPGILLLDEPLTGLDERLRQQMRDEFGRLHQKTAATFVLVTHNQDEALSLSDRMAIMHHGRLVQVGTPDEILHRPTNEFVARFVGLESIVVPDRVEKHGAGLAVLINGSRSEIPAYQGDVLPSKIAIRSDRLSLEAGEQGIPATLIERHFRGRYYECTLAMRDNTRLTAEISVDAMPDGMDTGKATTLGLQAGALVPVMN; the protein is encoded by the coding sequence ATGGCTATTTCGATTGGTATAGACAAGGTGAGCCGCCGCTTCGGAGACGTCGTCGCTGTCGACAATCTCCGGCTCGAGATCAAGGCGGGCGAGTTCTTTACCCTGCTGGGGTCGTCCGGGTCGGGCAAAAGCACCCTTCTGAAGATGATCGCGGGCTTCGATCAGCCCACAAACGGCCGGATCCTTTTCGATGGCGCGGATGTCACGCGGATGCCGGCCAACCGGCGCCCCTGCAACACCGTGTTCCAGGACCTTGCCCTTTTTCCGCACATGTCCGTTGCGCAGAACGTCGGCTACGGCCTGCGGGTCCGCCGCGAGGCCAAGCCGGTGCGGACCGGCAAGGTGCGCAATGCCCTGCAGCTGGTCGATCTCGACGGTTATCAGGACCGTGACATCATGGCCCTGTCTGGCGGTCAGCGGCAGCGCGTCGCGCTGGCACGGTCCCTGGTTATGGAACCCGGCATCCTGTTGCTGGACGAACCGCTCACCGGTCTGGATGAGCGTCTTCGCCAGCAGATGCGCGATGAATTCGGACGTCTGCACCAGAAGACCGCCGCGACCTTCGTGCTGGTGACACACAACCAGGACGAAGCCCTGAGCCTGTCGGACCGGATGGCGATCATGCATCACGGCAGGCTGGTCCAGGTCGGAACCCCCGACGAAATCCTGCACCGGCCGACAAATGAGTTCGTGGCACGGTTCGTCGGGCTGGAATCCATCGTCGTCCCCGACCGTGTCGAAAAGCACGGCGCCGGTCTTGCCGTGCTGATCAACGGGAGCCGCTCGGAGATCCCCGCCTACCAAGGTGATGTTCTTCCCAGCAAGATCGCGATCCGATCCGACCGGTTGAGCCTGGAGGCCGGCGAACAGGGCATCCCGGCGACATTGATCGAGCGTCATTTTCGCGGGCGGTACTACGAATGCACCTTGGCGATGAGAGACAACACCAGACTAACCGCGGAAATCTCGGTCGACGCGATGCCGGACGGCATGGACACAGGCAAGGCCACCACTCTGGGACTTCAGGCCGGGGCCTTGGTTCCGGTGATGAACTGA
- a CDS encoding hydantoinase B/oxoprolinase family protein gives MKLQTKDKVDPVTLEIIQGKLLSVVDEMAVVMQRTSMSPVIYEVLDFACGVCNEKMELVAQTNGITLFTGTFSTQLRSVVETYKDDMKPGDIYVTNDPYHGGTHACDFAIIRPIFQGSRLVAYALNVAHWVDVGGAVPGSLPPDATSSFQEGLRLSRIRLARGDVINDEIVRIIRENTRLPDIAMGDLNAQIATVRIAETRIGEMLERYGANLLTASFGAIIEGSALRSRATIRQLADGVYRAEDVIDGDGVTSGPIHVQVRITIEGDQVEVDFTGCPPAVAGPINCGAGALQSAVKSVFKAMVAPQEPSNEGWFQPLTIKAPNGTIFTAEKPSPTGWYYEGSVQASELVWKALASHMPERFSAGSYSSLCVIYLSGRSATGEEFIHIEPTHGGWGASEDEDGANALISLTDGDTYNYSIELLEAKFPVRVRRYDFNVEGGVGGGRFRGGFGVVRDYEILADKTMLTGSFGRSETPPWGAEGGRDGSVNRFEVIEAGTGKVTSYGRLSERTLMKGDVVRIITGGGGGWGDPALRARDAIDRDLRNELITLDDARSIYGYEGH, from the coding sequence GTGAAACTGCAAACCAAAGACAAAGTCGATCCTGTCACACTGGAGATCATCCAGGGCAAGCTCTTGTCTGTCGTCGACGAAATGGCCGTCGTCATGCAACGCACGAGTATGAGCCCGGTGATCTACGAGGTGCTGGATTTCGCGTGCGGCGTCTGCAACGAAAAGATGGAACTGGTCGCGCAGACCAACGGGATCACCCTGTTCACCGGAACGTTCAGCACTCAGCTCCGGTCGGTCGTCGAAACCTACAAGGACGACATGAAGCCAGGCGACATCTACGTAACCAACGATCCGTATCACGGCGGCACGCACGCCTGCGATTTCGCGATCATTCGCCCGATCTTTCAGGGAAGCCGGCTTGTTGCCTATGCCCTGAATGTCGCCCATTGGGTGGATGTCGGCGGCGCGGTACCCGGCAGCCTGCCGCCCGATGCCACCTCCTCCTTCCAGGAAGGCCTGCGCCTGTCGCGCATCCGGCTGGCCCGCGGCGATGTCATCAATGATGAGATCGTCCGCATCATCCGCGAAAACACGCGTCTGCCGGACATCGCAATGGGCGACCTGAATGCGCAGATCGCAACGGTCAGGATCGCAGAGACCCGGATCGGAGAAATGCTGGAACGCTACGGCGCCAATCTGCTGACTGCCAGCTTCGGCGCGATCATTGAAGGTTCGGCCCTGCGCAGCCGCGCCACGATCCGGCAACTGGCAGACGGTGTCTACCGTGCGGAAGATGTGATCGACGGCGATGGCGTGACCTCCGGCCCGATCCACGTGCAAGTCAGGATCACCATCGAGGGCGATCAGGTGGAGGTGGATTTCACCGGCTGCCCGCCTGCTGTGGCCGGACCCATCAACTGCGGCGCAGGTGCGCTGCAATCCGCCGTGAAGTCGGTGTTCAAGGCGATGGTCGCCCCGCAAGAGCCGTCAAACGAAGGCTGGTTCCAGCCACTTACGATCAAAGCTCCGAACGGCACGATATTCACTGCGGAGAAACCATCGCCCACCGGATGGTATTACGAAGGTTCCGTACAGGCATCCGAACTGGTCTGGAAGGCGCTTGCCAGCCATATGCCGGAACGCTTCTCGGCCGGGTCCTACTCATCGCTGTGCGTGATCTACCTGAGCGGCCGGAGCGCCACCGGCGAGGAATTCATCCATATCGAACCCACGCATGGCGGCTGGGGCGCCTCCGAAGATGAGGACGGTGCCAATGCGCTGATCTCGCTGACGGATGGCGACACCTACAACTATTCCATCGAACTGCTTGAGGCGAAATTTCCGGTTCGGGTGCGGCGCTATGATTTCAACGTCGAGGGCGGCGTCGGCGGCGGGCGGTTCCGCGGCGGTTTCGGCGTTGTCAGGGATTATGAAATCCTGGCCGACAAGACCATGCTGACAGGCAGTTTCGGGCGAAGCGAAACGCCGCCCTGGGGCGCCGAAGGCGGCCGCGACGGGTCGGTCAACCGGTTTGAAGTCATTGAGGCCGGCACGGGAAAGGTCACATCCTACGGCAGACTGAGCGAACGCACGCTGATGAAAGGCGACGTCGTACGCATCATCACCGGCGGCGGCGGCGGCTGGGGCGACCCGGCATTGCGAGCGCGCGACGCAATTGACCGGGACCTGCGAAACGAACTGATCACCCTGGACGACGCGCGTTCAATCTATGGTTACGAGGGGCACTGA
- a CDS encoding ABC transporter permease produces MFLIRRGLALSSPGFLLILLLGAVPLTVILVWSFWTWDPATYWIQPTLSLDAYAAIGDAGRWSVIVGSFGKAFLAAFFCLLVGYPSAMAIHFVATPRWSFVLMAAFTIPFFTSYLIRAFSWRLVLGRTGMVNNFLMQIGLIDEPLDWLLFSDFAVMIGLIASYLPFVIFPLLLSLRKVEPNFLAASQDLGAGFLRTLFTIIIPLTKPGIFAGFLFVFIMAAGSSTEVQMLGGAGAPMISIMINDVMRVVNFPLAFAISAVVIVALFTIVLAGNRVFGLTKMFEDFK; encoded by the coding sequence ATGTTTCTGATCCGACGCGGACTTGCGTTATCTTCACCGGGCTTCTTGCTCATCCTCTTGCTAGGGGCGGTGCCGCTCACCGTTATCCTGGTGTGGAGTTTCTGGACGTGGGATCCCGCCACGTACTGGATCCAGCCGACCCTGTCTCTGGATGCATATGCAGCGATCGGCGATGCCGGGCGCTGGAGCGTCATCGTCGGGAGCTTCGGCAAGGCGTTCCTCGCGGCCTTTTTCTGCCTGCTTGTCGGCTACCCGTCGGCGATGGCGATCCATTTCGTGGCGACGCCGCGCTGGTCCTTCGTGCTGATGGCGGCGTTCACCATCCCCTTCTTCACCTCCTACCTGATCCGCGCTTTTTCGTGGCGGCTGGTTCTTGGCCGGACCGGGATGGTGAACAACTTTCTGATGCAGATCGGCCTGATCGACGAGCCGCTGGACTGGCTGTTGTTCAGCGATTTTGCGGTGATGATCGGTCTGATCGCCTCGTATCTGCCGTTCGTGATCTTTCCACTGCTGCTGTCGCTGCGCAAAGTCGAGCCGAATTTCCTTGCTGCGAGCCAGGACCTGGGCGCGGGTTTCCTGCGCACGCTCTTCACGATCATCATTCCGCTGACCAAGCCGGGGATCTTCGCAGGCTTCCTGTTCGTCTTTATCATGGCGGCCGGGTCTTCGACCGAAGTGCAGATGCTGGGCGGGGCTGGCGCACCGATGATTTCGATCATGATCAATGACGTGATGCGCGTGGTGAACTTTCCGCTCGCCTTTGCGATCTCGGCGGTGGTGATCGTGGCGCTGTTCACAATCGTGCTGGCCGGCAACCGGGTTTTCGGCCTCACCAAGATGTTCGAGGATTTCAAATGA
- a CDS encoding ABC transporter permease, translating into MTIGFENRTVRVVIGFLTAAALVVVYLPPLYLVGVSFNPALQPALPSLGDLSVKWYVELANERGLLAALRESLLIATATTVISVSVALAAALAYLELGKLRNAWFLLVLMPMFVPGLIQGLALSVILNRWQVVPFWGTVAMGHLLWALPFAFTVILTSMVSVRRSYLLAAADLGASWWQRVTQIILPLIIPGIVGGVIFSFLLSLNEFARSSYLVGRQNTLPLVLFGKMNSGASPTIYALSGLILMASVLAVALFMYLSARRKRA; encoded by the coding sequence ATGACAATCGGTTTCGAAAATCGCACCGTTCGCGTGGTGATCGGGTTTCTGACGGCGGCGGCGCTTGTCGTTGTCTACCTGCCACCCCTCTATCTCGTCGGCGTCTCGTTCAACCCCGCGCTTCAGCCCGCCTTGCCGTCGCTCGGCGACCTCAGCGTCAAGTGGTATGTCGAACTGGCCAATGAACGCGGGTTGCTTGCCGCGCTGCGGGAATCCCTTCTGATCGCCACGGCGACCACGGTCATCTCGGTCTCGGTCGCACTTGCCGCGGCACTGGCCTACCTGGAGCTCGGGAAACTTCGGAATGCCTGGTTTCTGCTGGTTCTCATGCCGATGTTCGTGCCGGGCCTGATCCAGGGCCTCGCACTGTCGGTAATCCTGAACCGGTGGCAAGTGGTTCCGTTCTGGGGAACCGTCGCCATGGGACACCTGCTCTGGGCGCTGCCATTCGCCTTTACCGTTATCCTGACCAGCATGGTCAGCGTGCGCCGGTCCTATCTGCTCGCGGCCGCCGATCTGGGTGCCAGCTGGTGGCAGCGCGTGACGCAGATCATCCTGCCATTGATCATCCCCGGCATCGTTGGCGGAGTGATCTTTTCCTTCTTGCTGTCCCTCAACGAATTCGCCCGGTCCAGCTATCTTGTCGGGCGCCAGAATACCCTGCCTCTGGTCCTCTTCGGCAAGATGAACTCCGGCGCCTCGCCGACGATCTACGCGCTGTCGGGCCTCATCCTGATGGCCTCGGTCCTGGCTGTCGCGCTTTTCATGTATCTCTCGGCACGGCGCAAGCGCGCCTGA